A genomic region of Marinobacter sp. NP-4(2019) contains the following coding sequences:
- a CDS encoding cation diffusion facilitator family transporter — MSQFQKASVHYSPDLDAERHAASRVTVIGMILDAVLGFIKVIAGALFHSQALIVDGIHSFSDVASDLVVLGVMRVSRQAPDQNHPYGHQRIETIGTLALGSILIAVGAILAWDNILRLITGGADQVPEWPVLVAAAFSVAGKEWIYHYTRRVGQAIRSDLIIANAWHSRTDALSSVIVLFSTIGAMIGFIWLDILAAVVIAGIVIHIGWKFTWDSVKELVDTGLSVEDTRMLRTIARDTDGVRNVHELRSRRMGHDILLDVHLVVRPEISVSEGHQIGMQVVSNMRDALGNIRDINFHIDAENDEDHLPTSERLPSREEILDVLTRHMGELPSHTRLRLHYLKNKVHMELFFDTPEHAPMLKISEISRQLSDYPWFGSLRIWYGAH; from the coding sequence ATGTCCCAATTTCAGAAAGCGTCTGTTCATTACAGCCCCGATCTTGACGCTGAACGACATGCCGCTTCGCGCGTCACAGTCATCGGTATGATTCTGGATGCGGTGCTCGGTTTCATTAAAGTCATTGCCGGCGCTCTTTTTCATTCCCAGGCCCTGATTGTCGATGGCATTCACTCATTCAGTGATGTCGCTTCGGATTTAGTCGTCCTCGGAGTCATGCGGGTATCCCGCCAGGCGCCGGATCAGAACCATCCATATGGCCACCAGCGCATTGAAACCATTGGCACCCTGGCCCTGGGCAGCATTCTGATCGCCGTCGGCGCCATTCTCGCCTGGGACAACATTCTGCGGCTGATTACCGGTGGAGCCGACCAAGTGCCTGAATGGCCGGTACTGGTTGCAGCAGCATTCTCGGTCGCTGGCAAGGAGTGGATTTATCACTACACCCGGCGTGTGGGCCAGGCGATCCGGTCGGACCTGATCATCGCCAACGCCTGGCACAGTCGCACAGACGCGCTTTCCTCGGTTATCGTCCTGTTTTCCACCATTGGGGCAATGATCGGCTTTATCTGGCTGGACATTCTGGCCGCTGTGGTCATTGCCGGCATCGTTATTCACATCGGCTGGAAATTCACCTGGGACAGCGTCAAGGAACTGGTCGATACCGGACTGTCAGTGGAGGACACCAGGATGCTGAGGACCATTGCCCGAGACACCGATGGTGTGCGCAACGTGCACGAACTCCGCAGCCGCCGCATGGGGCATGACATTCTGCTGGATGTCCATTTGGTGGTGCGTCCGGAGATCAGTGTGTCCGAAGGGCATCAGATTGGCATGCAGGTGGTGTCCAATATGCGAGACGCGCTCGGGAACATTCGGGATATCAATTTCCACATTGATGCCGAGAACGACGAGGACCACTTGCCCACCTCGGAACGACTCCCTTCCAGAGAAGAGATCCTGGACGTTCTCACCAGACACATGGGGGAACTGCCGTCCCACACCCGGCTTCGCCTGCATTATCTGAAGAATAAGGTGCACATGGAACTGTTTTTCGACACCCCGGAGCATGCCCCAATGCTTAAAATCAGTGAGATCAGCAGGCAGCTGTCCGACTACCCCTGGTTTGGCAGTCTGCGCATCTGGTACGGCGCCCATTAA
- a CDS encoding quinone-dependent dihydroorotate dehydrogenase → MYGAIRNLLFRLPPEQAHNFALSGLDLADRFGLLKLLVPKLDACPVNVMGLEFPNPVGLAAGLDKNADHMDALGALGFGFIEVGTVTPLAQPGNPKPRMFRLPEHQAIINRMGFNNEGLEHMLARIDKRRYRGILGINVGKNKDTPNDESESDYRKGISAVYSRADYITVNVSSPNTPGLRDLQFGDSLKRLLDAIKDEQGKCVASTERYVPIAVKIAPDMDDEGIRFVAAALRNSGLDGVIATNTTISRDAVQGHPYAGEAGGLSGAPVRAPSLRVIKGLYAELGEELPIIGVGGITDGESAAEKIRAGAKLVQIYTGFIYRGPALIKEAVEAIRKLQ, encoded by the coding sequence ATGTACGGTGCTATTCGCAATCTGTTATTCCGGTTGCCTCCGGAACAGGCCCACAACTTTGCACTTTCCGGATTGGACCTGGCTGACCGTTTTGGATTGCTGAAGCTATTGGTGCCGAAGCTTGATGCATGCCCGGTGAATGTTATGGGGCTGGAGTTTCCCAATCCGGTGGGGTTGGCTGCCGGTCTCGACAAGAATGCCGACCATATGGATGCCCTTGGCGCCCTGGGCTTTGGATTTATCGAAGTAGGAACAGTGACGCCGCTGGCTCAACCGGGCAACCCGAAGCCGCGCATGTTCCGGTTGCCAGAACACCAGGCCATTATCAATCGCATGGGCTTCAACAACGAAGGCCTTGAGCACATGCTGGCCAGAATAGACAAGCGTCGGTATCGGGGCATTCTCGGAATCAATGTGGGCAAGAACAAGGACACGCCCAACGACGAGTCCGAATCCGACTACCGCAAGGGCATTTCCGCTGTCTATTCCCGGGCCGATTACATCACCGTGAATGTGTCATCGCCGAACACGCCGGGCCTGCGTGACCTTCAATTCGGAGACTCCCTGAAGCGCCTGCTGGACGCGATCAAGGACGAACAGGGCAAATGCGTTGCCAGCACCGAACGCTACGTCCCCATCGCGGTCAAGATTGCACCGGATATGGACGACGAGGGCATCCGCTTTGTAGCAGCCGCGTTGCGAAACTCCGGGCTGGATGGTGTTATCGCCACCAATACCACCATTAGCCGTGATGCGGTCCAGGGGCACCCCTATGCAGGCGAGGCTGGTGGGCTGAGTGGGGCACCCGTGCGTGCACCTTCCCTAAGGGTGATAAAGGGGTTATACGCGGAACTGGGTGAGGAACTGCCTATTATTGGCGTAGGCGGCATTACAGATGGCGAGAGTGCGGCGGAGAAGATACGGGCCGGAGCAAAACTGGTGCAGATATATACCGGGTTTATCTACCGGGGGCCGGCATTAATCAAAGAGGCGGTCGAGGCGATTCGCAAACTGCAGTAA
- the rmf gene encoding ribosome modulation factor, with amino-acid sequence MKRQKRDMYARAFKRGYLAGVSGKSKDSCPIEQAEVRQEWLNGWREGRTDQWEGMTGVSGIHKLANVTTA; translated from the coding sequence ATGAAAAGACAGAAAAGAGATATGTACGCTCGTGCATTTAAACGGGGTTATCTGGCCGGTGTGTCCGGTAAATCCAAAGACAGTTGCCCGATAGAGCAGGCGGAAGTTCGCCAGGAATGGTTAAACGGGTGGCGAGAAGGCCGCACAGATCAATGGGAGGGCATGACCGGTGTATCCGGCATCCATAAGCTCGCAAATGTCACCACCGCGTGA
- the rlmKL gene encoding bifunctional 23S rRNA (guanine(2069)-N(7))-methyltransferase RlmK/23S rRNA (guanine(2445)-N(2))-methyltransferase RlmL codes for MSDSVFFVTCPKGVEYLLADELRTFGMEPVRNAPAGVWGEGPLESGYRACLWSRLANRVILHIDEVSATSGDELYDGVVHLDWQQHIPANGSFRVMFLGQNEAIRNTQYGAQRVKDGIVDRMRSSSGQRPSVDAKTPDVTISARLNRGRLSLGLDLSGHSLHMRGYRTEKGVAPLKENLAAALLLRAGWPELARSGGDFIDPMCGSGTLAIEAALMALDIAPGRNTDRFGFETWPGHQPELWLQLRQEAERRAYEGKQGELPRIAGYDQDSRVIATAWKNIQRAGLEGLVHVECRAVEAFALDGEWAEQGLVLTNPPYGERLSERKELGGLYRSLGEAVKAAVPGWRLGVFTGAPEFGKSIGLRSYKQYKLFNGKLPAQLLLFSVDDVSAMTPREPGIPGEVQPRIANEERAAMLRNRLKKNMKTIGQWARKQGIECYRLYDADMPEFSLAIDIYDGLVHVQEYAAPKSVDERAARERLAEALAVIPEALGIEREDMVCKQRQRQTGTSQYEKQAASGEFFNVHEHGCALKVNLKDYLDTGLFLDHRPVRYWIQQHASGKRFLNLFCYTGAATVHAAVGGASRSLSLDMSKTYANWAQDNLALNRVDARHHKVEQADCLAWLAAKPTPDQRFDLIFMDPPTFSNSARMAGVLDIQKDHGKLVRQAMQRLTSEGLLIFSNNFRRFKLDETLEQEFAVEEVSRDTIDKDFQRNARIHRCWHIRHRI; via the coding sequence TTGTCTGATTCTGTCTTTTTTGTAACCTGCCCAAAAGGCGTCGAATACCTTCTGGCGGATGAACTTCGCACCTTCGGTATGGAACCGGTGCGGAATGCGCCTGCGGGCGTATGGGGAGAAGGGCCCTTGGAAAGCGGTTACCGGGCGTGTCTCTGGTCACGGCTAGCGAACCGGGTGATCCTGCACATCGACGAAGTCAGCGCCACCAGCGGCGATGAGCTCTATGATGGCGTGGTGCACCTTGACTGGCAGCAGCACATTCCAGCCAATGGCAGTTTCCGTGTAATGTTTCTGGGCCAGAACGAGGCCATTCGAAACACCCAGTATGGTGCTCAACGGGTTAAGGACGGCATCGTTGATCGCATGCGTTCGAGCAGCGGACAGCGTCCCTCGGTAGATGCAAAAACACCGGATGTCACTATTTCCGCACGCCTGAATCGTGGTCGCCTGTCTCTGGGGCTGGATCTCAGTGGCCACAGCCTCCATATGCGTGGCTACCGTACCGAGAAGGGCGTTGCCCCGCTCAAGGAAAACCTGGCGGCGGCACTACTGTTGCGTGCAGGCTGGCCGGAGTTGGCCAGGTCCGGTGGCGATTTTATCGATCCTATGTGTGGCTCCGGCACGCTGGCGATCGAGGCTGCCTTGATGGCGCTTGATATTGCGCCCGGCCGAAACACCGACCGCTTTGGTTTTGAAACGTGGCCCGGGCACCAGCCGGAGTTGTGGTTGCAGTTGCGCCAGGAAGCCGAACGCCGAGCCTACGAAGGCAAGCAGGGCGAGTTGCCGCGTATTGCCGGCTACGATCAGGACAGCAGAGTGATTGCCACCGCCTGGAAAAATATCCAGCGTGCGGGCCTGGAAGGCCTGGTTCATGTGGAATGCCGCGCGGTCGAAGCCTTTGCCCTTGACGGCGAATGGGCTGAGCAGGGGCTGGTACTGACCAATCCTCCTTACGGTGAGCGTTTGAGTGAGCGCAAGGAGCTGGGCGGGCTGTATCGTTCCCTGGGAGAGGCCGTGAAGGCGGCGGTTCCGGGCTGGCGTCTGGGGGTGTTTACCGGTGCCCCGGAATTCGGGAAATCCATTGGGCTGCGCAGCTACAAGCAGTACAAACTGTTCAACGGCAAGCTACCGGCCCAGCTACTGTTGTTCTCGGTGGATGACGTCAGCGCCATGACGCCCCGGGAGCCGGGTATACCCGGAGAGGTTCAGCCCCGTATTGCCAATGAAGAGCGTGCGGCGATGTTGCGCAACCGGCTGAAGAAGAACATGAAGACCATTGGCCAGTGGGCCCGCAAGCAGGGCATTGAATGCTACCGGCTGTATGATGCCGATATGCCCGAGTTTTCGCTGGCAATCGATATCTACGATGGGCTGGTTCATGTACAGGAGTACGCCGCGCCCAAATCGGTGGATGAGCGTGCCGCACGTGAGCGGCTGGCGGAAGCGCTGGCGGTCATTCCTGAAGCTCTCGGTATCGAACGGGAGGATATGGTCTGCAAGCAACGCCAACGGCAAACCGGTACGTCGCAATATGAAAAACAGGCGGCAAGTGGTGAATTTTTCAATGTTCACGAACATGGCTGTGCGCTGAAGGTAAACCTCAAGGATTATCTGGATACCGGTCTGTTCCTTGATCACCGTCCGGTGCGGTACTGGATTCAGCAGCATGCCTCGGGCAAGCGGTTTCTGAACCTGTTTTGTTACACCGGGGCGGCGACGGTGCACGCCGCCGTGGGGGGCGCCAGTCGGTCCCTGAGCCTGGATATGTCGAAGACCTATGCGAACTGGGCCCAGGACAATCTGGCGCTGAATCGGGTGGATGCCCGCCATCACAAGGTGGAGCAGGCGGATTGTCTGGCCTGGCTGGCAGCGAAGCCGACGCCGGATCAGCGGTTCGATCTGATTTTCATGGACCCGCCGACGTTTTCCAATTCCGCCCGTATGGCCGGCGTGCTGGATATCCAGAAGGATCACGGCAAGCTGGTGCGTCAGGCGATGCAGCGGCTGACGTCGGAGGGGCTGCTGATTTTCTCCAACAATTTCCGGCGCTTCAAGCTGGATGAGACGCTGGAGCAGGAGTTCGCCGTCGAGGAAGTGTCACGGGATACCATCGACAAGGACTTCCAGCGCAATGCGCGGATTCACCGGTGCTGGCATATTCGCCACCGGATCTGA
- a CDS encoding outer membrane beta-barrel protein: MNKVLRHTLPAVLLPIALVSADLATASDKAREDRHYVGLYATVLNHRSVGDITNEAAWGQTGTLVVGSHITDRFHAEVRAGGGYKDAKTGDLTLSIDYFASWYIGLHYPVTSYANVYAQAGFSHISGDAELVNPDADENRQFRDIEGDFPDSSFSVSWLAGVDFEVIDNGYLVFEGGRLFKDTGSGANTFQFSGGVRYEF; this comes from the coding sequence ATGAACAAGGTGTTGCGACATACCCTGCCGGCAGTCCTGCTGCCCATCGCCCTGGTCAGCGCCGACCTCGCCACGGCCAGCGACAAAGCCCGCGAAGACAGGCACTACGTCGGCCTGTACGCCACCGTCCTGAACCATCGCAGCGTCGGCGACATCACTAACGAAGCCGCCTGGGGCCAGACAGGCACCCTCGTCGTTGGCAGCCACATCACCGACCGGTTCCATGCCGAAGTTCGTGCCGGCGGCGGTTACAAAGACGCCAAAACCGGCGACCTGACGCTCTCTATCGACTACTTCGCGAGCTGGTACATCGGGCTGCATTACCCTGTCACCAGCTACGCCAACGTCTACGCCCAGGCCGGTTTTTCCCATATCAGCGGCGATGCAGAACTGGTTAATCCCGACGCAGACGAGAACCGTCAGTTTCGCGACATTGAGGGAGACTTCCCCGACAGCAGCTTCAGCGTCAGCTGGCTGGCCGGGGTGGATTTCGAAGTGATCGACAATGGCTATCTGGTGTTTGAGGGTGGCCGGCTGTTCAAGGATACTGGATCGGGTGCCAACACCTTCCAATTCTCCGGCGGTGTTCGCTACGAATTCTGA
- a CDS encoding M18 family aminopeptidase, with amino-acid sequence MEHAQFNHGLLNFLDSSPTPWHAVATMKARLDEAGFTELDEKDEWSLDKGQGYYVIRNGSSIVAFRTGKGDVVESGIRMVGAHTDSPCLKVKPNPELRRKGFFQVGVEVYGGVLLNPWFDRDLSLAGRVTVLDDAGAVKDVLVNFRKPVGFIPSLAIHLDREANSNRSVNAQTDLPPVLMQVPDSDTTTFASLLERQIATESGLGVRKVLGYELSFYDARGASFVGLRDEFIASARLDNLLSCYIGLQALLGSSADEPALLVCNDHEEVGSVSAEGAQGPFLSALLDRWCGAEKSRVIARSMMISADNAHGIHPNYMDRHDENHGPLINQGPVIKVNHNQRYATNSRSAGVYRHISDELGLPHQTFVVRSDMGCGSTIGPLTAGNLGVTTLDIGVPQLGMHSIREMTGTEDGYTLYRVMQAFMQRPQIF; translated from the coding sequence ATGGAACACGCGCAGTTTAATCACGGTTTGCTGAATTTTCTCGATTCCTCCCCAACCCCCTGGCACGCAGTGGCCACGATGAAGGCCCGCCTCGACGAGGCCGGCTTTACCGAGCTGGATGAGAAAGACGAGTGGTCGCTGGACAAGGGCCAGGGCTACTACGTGATTCGCAATGGTTCTTCGATTGTGGCTTTCCGAACCGGCAAGGGAGACGTTGTTGAAAGCGGCATCCGCATGGTTGGCGCCCACACCGATAGTCCCTGCCTGAAGGTCAAGCCGAACCCGGAACTACGTCGTAAAGGTTTTTTCCAGGTCGGGGTGGAAGTCTACGGCGGTGTTTTGCTGAACCCCTGGTTTGACCGTGACCTGTCGCTGGCCGGCCGTGTCACGGTTCTGGATGATGCTGGAGCGGTGAAAGATGTGCTGGTCAACTTTCGAAAGCCGGTTGGTTTTATCCCCAGCCTGGCGATCCATCTGGACCGTGAAGCCAATAGCAATCGCTCCGTCAATGCCCAGACCGACCTGCCACCGGTGCTGATGCAGGTGCCGGACTCTGATACCACCACGTTCGCCTCCTTGCTGGAGCGTCAGATAGCGACTGAATCCGGTCTCGGGGTTCGCAAGGTGCTGGGCTATGAACTGAGCTTCTACGATGCCCGGGGCGCTTCGTTTGTGGGTTTGCGAGACGAGTTCATTGCCTCGGCACGGCTGGACAACCTGCTGAGCTGTTACATTGGTCTCCAGGCGTTGCTGGGCTCCTCCGCTGATGAACCCGCGCTGCTGGTCTGCAATGATCATGAAGAAGTGGGCAGTGTGTCCGCGGAAGGCGCCCAGGGCCCATTCCTGTCAGCCCTTCTGGATCGCTGGTGCGGGGCGGAAAAGTCCCGTGTGATTGCGCGCTCGATGATGATTTCGGCGGACAACGCCCATGGTATCCATCCCAACTACATGGATCGCCACGACGAGAACCACGGCCCACTGATCAACCAGGGGCCGGTGATCAAGGTCAATCACAATCAGCGTTATGCCACCAACAGTCGTTCCGCCGGGGTGTACCGCCATATCAGTGACGAGTTGGGGTTACCCCACCAGACATTTGTGGTGCGCAGTGACATGGGCTGTGGCAGTACCATCGGACCGCTGACGGCGGGGAATCTGGGGGTGACGACGCTGGATATCGGTGTGCCTCAACTGGGCATGCACTCAATTCGTGAGATGACCGGAACGGAAGACGGTTATACACTGTATCGTGTGATGCAGGCATTTATGCAGCGGCCTCAGATTTTCTGA
- a CDS encoding YheT family hydrolase, whose translation MYYQSAPHPVPPDIGKRVFRYQPPPWLRNGHLQSVWPTLFRKVALAEPEREVLTTCDNDELHLDWYRQGSDRLAILSHGLEGHSRRPYILGLTRALLTAGWDVLAWNFRSCGGIMNLQPRFYHSGATEDLDRVVRHGLSRDYRTLFLSGFSMGGNLTLLYLGQQSERVDSRICGAVTYSVPCDLAGSADELAKPSRKIYMQRFLRDLHVKMKEKAQRFPDLIDATGFENIRSFHEFDNRYTAPLHGFRDARDYWASCSALGKLRDIRVPSLMINAADDPFLSPRCFPESRELLGQYVHMEAPRWGGHVGFVEHARDGYYWSERRAIAQLQSVVG comes from the coding sequence TTGTACTACCAGTCTGCTCCCCATCCTGTGCCGCCGGATATTGGTAAGCGGGTATTCCGTTATCAGCCACCACCGTGGCTGCGTAATGGTCACCTGCAATCGGTGTGGCCAACGCTGTTTCGCAAGGTAGCCCTGGCGGAGCCGGAGAGGGAAGTGCTCACCACCTGTGACAACGACGAGTTGCACCTGGACTGGTACCGCCAGGGCAGTGATCGCCTGGCCATACTGTCCCACGGGCTTGAAGGTCACAGCCGCAGGCCGTACATCCTGGGGCTGACCCGGGCATTGCTGACGGCGGGTTGGGATGTGCTTGCCTGGAACTTCCGCTCCTGCGGCGGAATAATGAACCTTCAACCCCGGTTTTACCACAGTGGTGCAACGGAAGACCTGGACCGTGTGGTGCGCCACGGTCTGTCCCGGGATTATCGAACACTGTTCCTGTCCGGTTTCAGTATGGGCGGTAACCTGACCCTACTGTACCTTGGTCAGCAGTCGGAGAGAGTGGACAGCCGCATTTGTGGCGCGGTTACCTATTCCGTGCCCTGTGATTTGGCGGGCAGTGCGGATGAGTTGGCCAAACCCAGCCGGAAAATCTATATGCAGCGGTTCCTGAGGGATCTGCATGTCAAGATGAAGGAGAAAGCCCAGCGTTTTCCGGATCTGATCGATGCTACCGGTTTTGAAAACATTCGTAGTTTTCACGAATTCGATAACCGCTATACAGCGCCATTACACGGCTTTCGCGATGCCCGGGACTACTGGGCCAGCTGTTCAGCCCTTGGCAAACTGAGGGATATCCGGGTGCCGTCGCTGATGATAAATGCCGCTGACGATCCCTTTCTGTCCCCCCGGTGTTTCCCCGAATCAAGGGAACTGTTGGGCCAGTACGTCCATATGGAAGCGCCACGTTGGGGTGGTCACGTGGGCTTTGTTGAGCATGCCAGGGACGGTTATTACTGGTCCGAGCGCCGCGCCATCGCCCAACTCCAGTCGGTGGTGGGATAA
- a CDS encoding arylesterase: MDTVFLRLRSIVFIVFICAFTQVQADQNHTSNTVLIVGDSLSAAYGVQTDEAWVALLRARLDEEGLENWQVVNASISGETTDGGLRRLPDLLEKHEPEVVVIELGGNDGLRGFPPTVIEKNLARMIEHVRDADAHPLLVGMQIPPNYGERYTRIFAGIFPKLAKRYDTGLVEFFLEGIYDQDGMMQSDGIHPTANAQSQLLANIWPELEPLLK; this comes from the coding sequence ATGGATACGGTATTTTTACGTCTGAGATCAATAGTTTTCATCGTTTTTATTTGTGCCTTTACACAGGTTCAGGCTGATCAGAATCACACATCAAACACCGTATTGATCGTCGGGGACAGCCTGAGTGCGGCCTATGGCGTACAAACGGACGAGGCCTGGGTTGCTCTGCTGCGCGCTCGCCTGGATGAAGAAGGCCTGGAGAACTGGCAGGTCGTCAATGCCAGCATCAGCGGCGAAACCACCGACGGCGGCTTGCGTCGTCTGCCTGACTTGCTCGAAAAACATGAGCCGGAGGTTGTGGTCATCGAATTGGGTGGCAACGATGGCCTGCGGGGGTTCCCGCCAACTGTGATCGAGAAAAACCTGGCCAGAATGATCGAGCACGTACGCGATGCCGACGCCCATCCCCTGCTTGTGGGTATGCAAATTCCGCCCAATTACGGCGAACGCTACACCCGGATCTTCGCCGGGATTTTTCCCAAACTGGCGAAACGCTATGACACCGGCCTGGTTGAGTTTTTTCTGGAAGGCATCTATGACCAGGACGGCATGATGCAGTCTGACGGCATACACCCCACCGCGAATGCCCAAAGCCAGCTACTGGCCAATATCTGGCCGGAACTGGAGCCGCTGCTGAAATAA
- a CDS encoding ABC transporter ATP-binding protein: protein MLKVSDLTHRVSLETDTLTILQGVSLEINRGESVAIVGRSGSGKTTLLGLLAGLDTPTEGTVELDGAVISKLSEDERARLRAQRVGFVFQSFQLLPALTALENVMLPLELGGQESPDKKARELLERVGLGERLGHTPRQLSGGEQQRVAIARAFASDPMVLFADEPTGNLDNRTGHAVSDLLMALNREQGTTLVMVTHDEHLAARCGRQFSIEAGVITELGTRTEEEPVI, encoded by the coding sequence ATGCTGAAAGTCAGCGACCTGACCCACCGTGTCAGTCTGGAGACTGATACGTTGACGATCTTGCAGGGGGTCAGTCTGGAAATCAATCGTGGTGAGTCCGTAGCTATCGTGGGGCGGTCCGGATCGGGCAAGACCACGCTGCTGGGGTTGCTGGCCGGGCTTGATACCCCCACAGAAGGCACCGTTGAACTGGACGGCGCGGTGATCAGCAAACTGTCCGAGGATGAGCGTGCCAGATTACGGGCGCAAAGGGTTGGTTTCGTGTTCCAGTCGTTCCAGCTGCTACCGGCGCTGACGGCGCTGGAGAACGTGATGCTGCCACTGGAATTGGGCGGGCAGGAGTCGCCGGATAAGAAGGCCCGGGAATTGCTGGAGCGGGTGGGGCTGGGCGAGCGCCTTGGTCATACCCCGCGTCAGTTGTCCGGCGGTGAACAGCAGCGCGTTGCCATTGCCCGGGCGTTTGCGTCGGATCCGATGGTGCTGTTTGCGGATGAACCCACGGGCAATCTGGACAACCGTACCGGGCATGCGGTGTCGGACCTGTTGATGGCTCTGAACCGGGAGCAGGGCACGACGCTGGTGATGGTGACCCACGATGAACACCTGGCCGCACGCTGTGGCCGTCAGTTCAGTATCGAGGCGGGCGTTATCACCGAGCTCGGTACCCGCACCGAAGAGGAGCCCGTCATCTGA